From the Halalkalicoccus sp. CGA53 genome, one window contains:
- a CDS encoding phytoene/squalene synthase family protein: MEGPPRNRTAPPATDDLQWCHEAVQGVSRTFALTIDVLDDPMSSYICVGYLLCRIADTVEDAGHIPADDQAALLRTYDEVLDPASRTGVGTFLADVEPWLPPEDERDADWQVVAEAERVVRTFERQPPAVRSAITPPVRELVTGMALFVDRYAEEGGLRIQSREELEEYCYYAAGTVGQLITNLVCRDGVSPRTRERLYGTAESFGLLLQLVNISKDVYDDYREENNVYLPAAWLGERGVAQERVVAAENVDGSASVVERTANHAEGFLDDAQTYLESVPETDGNRLAAWAIPYLLAVGTLRELAERPEDAVTGAGVKISRSEVHAIVSTMLSGASPEELSGLRETISREPFHQAQL; this comes from the coding sequence ATGGAAGGACCCCCACGGAACCGAACGGCTCCCCCCGCCACGGACGACCTCCAGTGGTGTCACGAGGCGGTACAGGGAGTCTCACGAACGTTCGCGCTCACCATCGACGTCCTCGACGATCCGATGTCGTCGTACATCTGCGTCGGCTATCTCCTCTGTCGGATCGCGGACACCGTCGAGGACGCGGGCCACATCCCGGCCGACGATCAGGCCGCGCTCCTGCGCACCTACGACGAGGTGCTCGATCCGGCCAGTCGGACCGGCGTCGGGACGTTCCTCGCCGACGTCGAGCCGTGGCTCCCCCCCGAGGACGAGCGCGACGCCGACTGGCAGGTCGTCGCCGAGGCCGAACGTGTGGTCCGGACCTTCGAGCGCCAGCCCCCCGCGGTGCGCTCTGCGATCACCCCGCCGGTGCGCGAACTCGTCACCGGGATGGCGCTGTTCGTCGACCGCTACGCCGAGGAGGGGGGTCTGCGGATCCAGAGCCGGGAGGAGCTAGAGGAGTACTGTTACTACGCCGCCGGCACCGTCGGCCAGCTGATCACGAACCTCGTCTGTCGCGACGGCGTCTCACCGCGCACGCGAGAGCGTCTCTACGGCACCGCCGAGTCGTTCGGCCTGCTGTTGCAGCTCGTGAACATCTCGAAGGACGTCTACGACGACTACCGGGAGGAGAACAACGTCTATCTGCCGGCGGCCTGGCTCGGTGAGCGCGGCGTCGCCCAGGAGCGAGTCGTCGCCGCGGAGAACGTCGACGGCTCCGCGAGCGTCGTCGAGCGGACCGCGAACCACGCGGAGGGCTTTCTCGACGACGCACAGACCTACCTCGAGTCGGTCCCCGAGACCGACGGCAACCGGCTGGCGGCCTGGGCGATCCCGTACCTCCTCGCGGTCGGTACGCTGCGAGAGCTCGCGGAGCGCCCGGAGGACGCCGTCACCGGTGCGGGTGTGAAGATCTCCCGATCCGAGGTCCACGCGATCGTCTCGACGATGCTCTCGGGTGCGAGCCCGGAGGAGCTGTCGGGGCTCAGAGAGACCATCTCGCGCGAGCCGTTCCACCAGGCGCAGCTCTAG
- a CDS encoding 3-hydroxyacyl-CoA dehydrogenase family protein, with the protein MVKRLSEVETVGVVGAGTMGNGIAQVAATAGYDVVMRDIETEFVERGVEAIESSLSRFVERGTIEEGESGDVLDRIVGTTDLAALSSCDLIVEAVVERMDVKREVFADLDGIAGGEVLLATNTSTLSITSIANATDRPGSVVGLHFMNPVPIMEGVEVVVGERTEEGAVDLAHRFAEALGKTTWEADDKPGFVVNRILMPWINEGIRALDEGVGERVDIDEGMKLGTNVPMGPLELADHIGLDVCLGATRTLHDEFGDRYTPAYLLKRKVEAGDLGKKTGRGFYEY; encoded by the coding sequence ATGGTCAAACGGCTCTCCGAGGTCGAGACGGTGGGCGTCGTCGGTGCGGGAACGATGGGCAACGGTATCGCACAGGTCGCCGCGACGGCGGGCTACGACGTGGTGATGCGCGACATCGAGACCGAGTTCGTTGAGCGAGGGGTCGAGGCGATCGAGTCGAGCCTCTCGCGGTTCGTCGAGCGGGGAACGATCGAGGAGGGGGAATCCGGGGACGTACTCGACAGGATCGTGGGGACGACCGACCTCGCGGCGCTTTCCTCCTGTGACCTGATCGTCGAGGCGGTCGTCGAACGGATGGACGTCAAGCGAGAGGTGTTCGCCGATCTGGACGGGATAGCCGGCGGTGAGGTGCTGCTCGCGACGAACACGAGCACGCTCTCGATCACCTCGATCGCGAACGCGACCGACCGGCCGGGGAGCGTGGTGGGGCTTCACTTCATGAACCCGGTGCCGATCATGGAGGGCGTCGAGGTGGTCGTCGGCGAGCGGACGGAGGAGGGGGCCGTCGACCTGGCTCACCGGTTCGCGGAGGCGCTCGGGAAGACGACCTGGGAGGCAGACGACAAGCCCGGCTTCGTGGTCAACCGGATCCTGATGCCGTGGATCAACGAGGGGATCCGCGCGCTCGACGAGGGCGTCGGCGAGAGAGTGGACATCGACGAGGGGATGAAACTCGGGACGAACGTGCCGATGGGTCCGCTCGAACTCGCCGACCACATCGGCCTCGACGTCTGTCTCGGGGCGACGCGGACGCTCCACGACGAGTTCGGCGATCGGTACACCCCCGCCTACCTGCTGAAGCGGAAGGTCGAAGCGGGTGACCTGGGGAAGAAGACCGGCCGCGGGTTCTACGAGTACTAG
- a CDS encoding class I fructose-bisphosphate aldolase — protein sequence MLPLTDSPIARDGKILILAYDHGLEHGPVDFEPVPETMDPERVFETATHDAVTTVAVQKGIAEAYYPSYEDDVNLLLKVNGTSNLWMGEHDSAVNCSVEYAAELGADAVGFTLYGGSNHEVEMAEEFREVQEAAREHDMAVVMWSYPRGQGLKNDTKPDVISYATRLGLELGADVTKVKYPGSAEAMEHACKMAGKSKVVMSGGSKTDDRAFLETVAEATGAGAAGLAVGRNVFQREEPEGILDGLERVIFGGETAEEALEATGTETAAATDD from the coding sequence ATGCTTCCGCTGACCGACTCGCCGATCGCCCGGGACGGAAAGATACTGATCCTCGCCTACGACCACGGCCTCGAACACGGACCGGTCGACTTCGAGCCGGTGCCAGAGACGATGGACCCCGAACGCGTCTTCGAGACCGCGACCCACGACGCGGTGACCACGGTCGCGGTCCAGAAGGGGATCGCCGAGGCGTACTACCCCTCCTACGAGGACGACGTGAACCTGCTCCTCAAAGTCAACGGCACGTCGAACCTCTGGATGGGCGAGCACGACTCGGCGGTGAACTGCTCGGTCGAGTACGCCGCCGAACTGGGCGCCGACGCGGTCGGCTTCACCCTCTACGGCGGCTCGAACCACGAGGTCGAGATGGCAGAGGAGTTCCGCGAGGTCCAGGAGGCCGCCCGCGAGCACGACATGGCCGTCGTGATGTGGTCGTACCCGCGCGGACAGGGGCTCAAAAACGACACGAAACCCGACGTGATCTCGTACGCGACGCGCCTCGGCCTCGAACTCGGCGCGGACGTCACGAAGGTGAAGTACCCCGGAAGCGCGGAGGCGATGGAACACGCCTGTAAGATGGCGGGGAAGTCGAAGGTCGTGATGTCCGGCGGGTCGAAGACCGACGATCGGGCGTTCCTGGAGACGGTCGCGGAGGCGACCGGCGCCGGCGCCGCCGGCCTGGCGGTCGGCCGGAACGTCTTCCAGCGCGAGGAGCCCGAGGGCATCCTCGACGGGCTCGAACGGGTGATCTTCGGGGGCGAGACCGCGGAGGAGGCGCTCGAGGCGACGGGGACGGAGACGGCAGCGGCGACCGACGACTGA
- a CDS encoding class 1 fructose-bisphosphatase — protein sequence MGERETVEAVFDAVAACAPEIRAALPGRRVESGETNPSGEARLAADEYADDLIQDRLREIDGIGAYASEEDESVVDLGSGLSVAVDPLDGSSNLKPNNTMGTIVGIYDAALPASGRDLVGAAYVLYGPITTMAAAVGGEVSEDVIREGEREVVNEELTLPEEPSIYGFGGRVPDWTDAFTEYAREIESDESLRLRYGGAMIGDVNQVLTYGGIFAYPALESAPEGKLRLQYEGNPIGYIVEAAGGASTNGERSLLDVEPTELHQRVPVHVGSRELIDRLEAILST from the coding sequence ATGGGCGAACGAGAGACCGTCGAGGCGGTGTTCGACGCGGTCGCCGCCTGCGCGCCCGAGATCCGCGCCGCGCTCCCGGGGAGACGGGTCGAGAGCGGCGAGACGAACCCGAGCGGCGAGGCCAGGCTGGCCGCCGACGAGTACGCCGACGACCTCATCCAGGACCGGCTGCGCGAGATCGACGGGATCGGCGCCTACGCGAGCGAGGAGGACGAGTCGGTCGTCGACCTCGGCAGTGGACTCTCGGTCGCGGTCGACCCGCTCGACGGCTCCTCGAACCTCAAACCGAACAACACGATGGGAACGATCGTCGGGATCTACGACGCGGCGCTCCCCGCCTCGGGACGCGACCTCGTCGGCGCGGCGTACGTCCTCTACGGGCCGATCACGACGATGGCGGCGGCGGTCGGCGGGGAGGTGAGCGAAGACGTGATCAGAGAGGGCGAGCGAGAGGTGGTGAACGAGGAGCTCACCCTGCCCGAGGAGCCCTCGATCTACGGTTTCGGGGGCCGAGTGCCCGACTGGACGGACGCGTTCACCGAGTACGCCAGGGAGATCGAGTCCGACGAGAGCCTCCGGCTCCGGTACGGCGGGGCGATGATCGGGGACGTGAACCAGGTGCTCACCTACGGTGGGATCTTCGCGTACCCCGCGCTGGAGTCCGCCCCCGAGGGCAAACTCAGGCTCCAGTACGAGGGCAACCCCATCGGATACATCGTCGAGGCCGCCGGCGGGGCGAGCACGAACGGCGAGCGATCGCTGCTCGACGTCGAACCGACGGAGCTCCACCAGCGGGTGCCGGTCCACGTCGGCTCGAGGGAGCTGATCGACCGGCTCGAGGCGATCCTCTCCACCTGA
- a CDS encoding amphi-Trp domain-containing protein: MPAAQTSDTERLSREQLADRLEALAAAFREEELRVAVGNKAVGLSPPEEVNYRIDVVERSRRLRGDRETITIELDWQP; the protein is encoded by the coding sequence ATGCCCGCAGCGCAGACGAGCGACACCGAACGGCTCTCGCGAGAGCAGCTGGCCGACAGGCTCGAGGCGCTCGCCGCGGCGTTCAGGGAGGAGGAGCTCCGCGTCGCGGTCGGTAACAAGGCGGTGGGACTGAGCCCGCCGGAGGAGGTGAACTACCGGATCGACGTGGTCGAGCGCTCGAGGCGACTGCGCGGTGACCGCGAGACGATCACGATCGAACTCGACTGGCAGCCATAG
- a CDS encoding acyl-CoA carboxylase subunit beta produces MRVRIGEDASAEEASAIAAALARQFDDEVEVYLGDSAEPTAVEEGVVEPVDDLDPTEREERLREEIGDIERGGPEKYRERLSDQGKLFVRDRLDLWFGELLFEDGKFAERDAEDRLPADGLLTGAAEFEGREVHFMANDFTVKAGSMAAKGVEKFLRMQERALKTGKPVLYLMDSSGGRIDQQTGFFANREGIGKYYYNHSMLSGAVPQICVLYGPCIAGAAYTPVFADFTVMVEGMSAMAIASPRMVEMVTGEEIDMQELGGARMHASESGSADLVASDEEHARELVAKLITYLPDGAGEKPPTGESKPPANSPRGIDAVVPEEPNRSYDVREVIERVVDQGSLLELRPEYGSEILTAYARIDGRVVGIVANQPAKRAGAIFPDSAEKAAEFIWKSDAYEIPLLYLCDTPGFMAGSAVERDAILEKGKKMIYATSTATVPKQCVIVRKAYGAGIYAMSGPAYDPESTIALPSGEIGIMGPEAAINAVYANKLAAIDDEDERAKREAELREEYREDIDVRRMASEVVIDEVIPPSELRDELANRFAFYESVEKRRPERKHGTII; encoded by the coding sequence ATGAGAGTCCGCATCGGCGAGGACGCGAGCGCCGAGGAGGCGTCGGCGATCGCCGCCGCGCTCGCCCGTCAGTTCGACGACGAGGTCGAGGTCTACCTCGGCGACTCGGCGGAGCCGACCGCCGTCGAGGAGGGCGTCGTCGAGCCCGTCGACGACCTGGATCCCACCGAGCGCGAAGAGCGGCTGCGAGAGGAGATCGGGGATATCGAACGGGGTGGGCCCGAGAAGTACAGGGAGCGGCTCTCCGACCAGGGGAAACTGTTCGTCCGCGACCGACTCGACCTCTGGTTCGGGGAGCTGCTCTTCGAGGACGGGAAGTTCGCCGAACGCGACGCCGAGGACCGGCTGCCAGCCGACGGCCTCCTCACCGGCGCGGCGGAGTTCGAGGGTCGCGAGGTCCACTTCATGGCCAACGACTTCACGGTGAAAGCCGGGAGCATGGCCGCGAAGGGCGTCGAGAAGTTCCTCCGAATGCAGGAACGGGCGCTGAAGACGGGAAAGCCCGTTCTGTATCTGATGGACTCCTCGGGCGGTCGGATCGACCAGCAGACGGGCTTTTTCGCCAACCGGGAGGGGATCGGCAAGTACTACTACAACCACTCGATGCTCTCGGGGGCGGTCCCCCAGATCTGCGTACTCTACGGCCCGTGCATCGCCGGGGCGGCCTACACGCCGGTCTTCGCCGACTTCACGGTGATGGTCGAGGGGATGAGCGCGATGGCGATCGCCAGCCCGCGGATGGTCGAGATGGTCACGGGCGAGGAGATCGACATGCAGGAACTCGGCGGGGCGCGGATGCACGCGAGCGAGTCCGGCAGCGCCGACCTGGTCGCGAGCGACGAGGAGCACGCCCGCGAACTCGTCGCGAAGCTCATCACCTACCTCCCCGACGGGGCCGGCGAGAAGCCGCCGACGGGCGAGTCGAAACCACCGGCGAACTCGCCCCGGGGGATCGACGCTGTCGTGCCCGAGGAGCCGAACCGGAGCTACGACGTGCGCGAGGTGATCGAACGCGTCGTCGACCAGGGCAGCCTCCTCGAACTGCGGCCGGAGTACGGCTCGGAGATCCTCACCGCCTACGCGAGAATCGACGGCCGCGTGGTGGGGATCGTCGCGAACCAGCCCGCGAAACGGGCGGGAGCGATCTTCCCCGACTCCGCGGAGAAGGCCGCGGAGTTCATCTGGAAGTCCGACGCCTACGAGATCCCCCTCCTGTATCTCTGTGACACCCCCGGGTTCATGGCCGGCTCCGCGGTCGAACGCGACGCGATCTTGGAGAAGGGAAAGAAGATGATCTACGCCACCTCGACGGCGACGGTGCCGAAACAGTGCGTGATCGTCAGGAAGGCCTACGGCGCGGGGATCTACGCGATGAGCGGCCCCGCCTACGACCCCGAGAGCACGATCGCGCTGCCCTCCGGCGAGATCGGCATCATGGGCCCGGAGGCGGCGATCAACGCGGTCTACGCGAACAAGCTCGCGGCGATCGACGACGAGGACGAACGGGCGAAACGGGAGGCAGAGCTCCGCGAGGAGTACAGAGAGGACATCGACGTTCGGCGGATGGCGAGCGAGGTGGTGATCGACGAGGTGATCCCGCCGAGCGAGCTCCGCGACGAGCTGGCGAACCGCTTCGCCTTCTACGAGAGCGTCGAGAAGCGGCGACCGGAGCGCAAGCACGGCACGATAATCTAG
- a CDS encoding DUF5658 family protein, which yields MATETATERGGRSRVEATYRTLARHERALWAVVVLAAIADILLTYHGLQIGLTEANPVARGAIEGYGYWTMVALKGGALTIGVACWAVLPDRFSPVIPLGLAIPWVVASAINLTLILLVS from the coding sequence ATGGCGACCGAAACCGCGACGGAGCGAGGGGGCCGGAGCAGGGTCGAGGCCACCTACCGAACGCTCGCCCGCCACGAGCGGGCGCTCTGGGCGGTGGTCGTCCTCGCCGCTATCGCCGACATCCTCCTCACGTACCACGGGCTCCAGATCGGGCTGACCGAGGCGAACCCGGTCGCCCGCGGCGCGATCGAGGGCTACGGCTACTGGACGATGGTCGCGCTGAAGGGTGGGGCGCTCACGATCGGTGTCGCCTGCTGGGCGGTTCTTCCGGACCGCTTCTCGCCCGTGATCCCGCTCGGCCTCGCGATCCCGTGGGTCGTCGCGTCGGCGATCAACCTCACGTTGATCCTCCTGGTGAGCTAG
- a CDS encoding redoxin domain-containing protein, producing the protein MIAVGQKAPDLSLPGVEGREAHVYDLHREIDAGRAVLLYFYPADFAPVATEELRALDDAGWSGADLTVWGVSGDSIFAHAAFAEEYALTFPLLSDFHAGGADAYGLAYDDWEVHGPAPKRGLVLVDADWEVRYVWSVEDAFEPDETPFARVAGELEALLGREFDPARPRYDPER; encoded by the coding sequence ATGATCGCCGTCGGCCAGAAGGCACCCGACCTCTCGCTCCCGGGCGTCGAGGGACGCGAGGCCCACGTCTACGACCTCCACCGCGAGATCGACGCCGGCCGCGCCGTCCTGCTGTACTTCTATCCGGCGGACTTCGCCCCCGTGGCGACGGAGGAGCTCCGTGCGCTCGACGACGCGGGCTGGAGCGGGGCCGATCTCACCGTGTGGGGGGTTTCGGGGGACTCGATCTTCGCCCACGCGGCCTTCGCCGAGGAGTACGCCCTCACGTTCCCCCTGCTCTCGGACTTCCACGCGGGCGGTGCGGACGCTTACGGGCTCGCCTACGACGACTGGGAGGTCCACGGACCGGCGCCGAAACGCGGGCTCGTGCTCGTCGACGCGGACTGGGAGGTACGCTACGTCTGGTCCGTAGAGGACGCCTTCGAGCCCGACGAGACACCGTTCGCGCGGGTCGCGGGGGAACTGGAGGCGCTGCTCGGTCGGGAGTTCGACCCGGCCAGGCCGAGGTACGATCCCGAGCGGTGA
- a CDS encoding MaoC family dehydratase, giving the protein MPGLYYEEFTVGETIEHETRRTISEADNQRFCDMTMNQQPLHLDSEFAAETDFGERLVNGLYTMSLAVGVSIPETTDGTIVANLSYDDVSHPAPVFHGDTIRARSTVTEKRETSDGERGIVTMHVEAFDQDDDLVCEFTRTVLSLKRPE; this is encoded by the coding sequence ATGCCCGGGCTCTACTACGAGGAGTTCACCGTCGGCGAGACGATCGAGCACGAGACGCGACGGACGATCAGCGAGGCGGACAACCAGCGTTTCTGCGACATGACGATGAACCAGCAGCCGTTACACCTGGATAGCGAGTTCGCCGCCGAGACCGACTTCGGCGAACGGCTGGTGAACGGGCTCTACACGATGAGCCTCGCCGTCGGCGTCTCGATCCCGGAGACGACCGACGGAACGATCGTCGCGAACCTCTCCTACGACGACGTCTCACACCCCGCACCCGTCTTCCACGGCGATACGATCCGTGCACGGTCGACGGTGACGGAGAAACGCGAGACGAGCGACGGCGAGCGCGGTATCGTCACGATGCACGTCGAGGCGTTCGACCAGGACGACGACCTCGTCTGCGAGTTCACCCGAACGGTCCTCTCGCTGAAGCGCCCGGAGTGA